A portion of the Oncorhynchus nerka isolate Pitt River linkage group LG27, Oner_Uvic_2.0, whole genome shotgun sequence genome contains these proteins:
- the LOC135565175 gene encoding nuclear receptor ROR-alpha A-like translates to MELYTGLQRLDACVVVSSGSLEVVFIRMCRAFDSQNSTVYFDGKYAGTDVFKALGCDDLIRLVFEFGKSMSVIHLSEEEIALFSAYVLMSADRTWLQEKVKVEKLQQKIQLALQHVLQKNGREDVVLTKLICKVSTLRALVSRHTEKLTAFKATYPDVVQAHFPPLYRELFGSDFEQVSMSIDG, encoded by the exons TGACGCTTGTGTTGTCGTCTCCTCAGGGTCTCTTGAGGTGGTGTTCATCAGGATGTGTCGTGCCTTTGACTCTCAGAACAGCACCGTCTACTTCGATGGGAAGTACGCTGGGACCGACGTCTTCAAAGCATTAG GTTGTGACGATCTGATTCGCTTAGTCTTTGAGTTTGGGAAGAGTATGTCTGTCATCCATCTCTCTGAGGAGGAGATCGCTCTCTTCTCCGCGTACGTCCTGATGTCTGCAG ATCGGACGTGGCTTCAGGAGAAGGTGAAGGTAGAGAAGCTACAACAGAAGATCCAGCTGGCTCTCCAACATGTCCTTCAGAAGAACGGCAGAGAGGACGTGGTTCTCACTAAG ttgatATGCAAAGTGTCGACCCTGCGGGCGTTAGTCAGCCGGCACACAGAGAAGCTGACGGCCTTCAAAGCAACCTACCCAGACGTTGTCCAAGCCCACTTCCCTCCACTATACAGGGAGCTGTTTGGCTCAGACTTTGAACAGGTCTCCATGTCCATAGACGGCTAG